The following proteins are encoded in a genomic region of Cryptomeria japonica chromosome 11, Sugi_1.0, whole genome shotgun sequence:
- the LOC131860013 gene encoding uncharacterized protein LOC131860013, whose amino-acid sequence MKKIHDRVRDTLQKNTKKYKEKANERKRDVEYKVEDLVMTHLKKERLSKGKPRKFLMKKTGPCWIVHKFGPNAYEIELLQGLDISPIFNVSDLFPYKGDNVPGSDVGLTTEGDEGWVKNLPPSQPLKLESILGTKVIKKTRKKTYNEYLVKWSGLPTKDATWMNEEDIFKHCTSIADRVPQVS is encoded by the coding sequence ATGAAGAAAATCCATGATAGAGTAAGGGACACTCTCCAAAAGAATACAAAGAAGTACAAGGAGAAAGCCAATGAGAGGAAGAGAGATGTGGAGTATAAAGTGGAGGACTTAGTGATGACACACTTGAAGAAAGAGAGGCTTTCTAAGGGTAAACCAAGAAAGTTTCTCATGAAGAAGACTGGTCCCTGTTGGATTGTCCACAAATTTGGCCCTAATGCTTATGAGATTGAACTTCTTCAAGGCTTAGACatatccccaatctttaatgttTCAGATTTGTTTCCTTATAAAGGTGATAATGTTCCAGGCTCAGATGTAGGTTTGACAACTGAAGGAGATGAAGGGTGGGTTAAGAATCTACCACCTAGCCAACCATTGAAGTTGGAAAGCATATTGGGcaccaaggtgatcaagaagactAGAAAAAAGACATACAATGAGTACCTTGTCAAATGGAGTGGCCTACCTACTAAAGATGCCActtggatgaatgaagaagacatatTTAAGCATTGCACTTCTATTGCAGATCGGGTTCCTCAAGTGTCTTGA